The Trachemys scripta elegans isolate TJP31775 chromosome 14, CAS_Tse_1.0, whole genome shotgun sequence genome segment TCATATCTTGAATGCCAAGAAGAAATACAATTCCAAGCTAGAGACCTCACAGCAGAGGAAAGGTCCAAACTAGTCCCGATGGTCAAATTCCTGGACTGTATTTTCTCTAAAGGCAACCTCAGTCATGGACTCCCTGTGCTCCACATTGTAGCGATCCCATAGCTTTCCATAGAATCATGGAacgttagggttggaagagacctcaggagatcatctagtccaatccttggctcaaagcaggacaaacatcaattaaatcatcccagccagggctttttcaagccaggccttaaaaacctctaaggatggagattcccaccacctccctaggtaacccattccagtgcttcaccaccctcctagtgaaatactgtttcctaatatccaatgcagacctcccccactgcaacttgagaccattgtttcttgttctgtcatctgccagcactgagaacagccaagctccatcctctttggaaccccccttcaggtagttgaaggctgctatcaaatcccccctctcttctcttctgcagatgaaATAACCctagttccctcaacctctcctcgtaagtcatgtgcccaagccccctaatcatttccattgccTTCCACTgggctctctccagtttatccacatcccttctgtagtgggggggaccaacactggacacaatactccaggtgtggcctcaccagtgttgatgagaggggaataatcacttccttcgatctgctggcaatgctcctactaatacagcccaatatgccatttgccttcttggcaacaagggcacactgctgacacacctccagcttcttgtccactgtaatccccaggtcttttctGCAGAACAACTTCTTAGCCAGTTGGTcaccagcctgtagcggtgcatgtgattattccttcctaagtgcaggactctgcacttgtccttgttgaaccctatcagatttcttttgggccaatcctccaatttctttaggtcactctggaccctatccctaccctccagcatatctacctctccccacagtttagtgtcatctgcaaacttggtgagggtgcaattaatcccgtAATCCGcatcattaataaatatgttgaacaaaaccagccccaggaccgaccccaggggcactccgcttgataccggctgccaactacacatcgagccattgattgctacccggttagcctgacaatctagccagctttctatccaccttatagtccattcatccaatccatacttttttaacttgctgacaagaatactgtggagaccatatcaaaagctttgctaaagtcaagatatatcacacccagtgctttccccctatccacagagtatttatctcatcatagaaggcaatcaggttggttaggcatgacttgcccttggtgaatccagtttgacttttcctgatcaccttccttttctccaactgcttcaaaatggattcgttgaggatctgctccatgattttgccggggactgaagtgaggctgactggtctgtagttccctgggttctctttcttacCTTTTTAAattatgggcactatatttgcctttttccattcatctgggacctcccccgatcaccacgagttttcaaagataatggccaatggctctgcaatcacatcagccaactccctcagcacccttggatgcattagatctggacccacagacttgtgcatgtccagcttttctaaatagtccttaacttgttctttcaccactgaaagctgctcacctcctccccatactgtgttgcccagtgcagcagtctgggagctgaccttgtctgtgaagaccgaggcaaaaaagcattgagtacttcagctttttccacatcatctgtcactatgtggCCTCCCCCATTCACTAAGGGTCCCACATTTTCCacgaccaccttcttgttgctaacatacctgtagaaaccctttttgttacacTTCACATCCCTTGTTAGCTGGAACTctaattgtgccttggccttcctgattacaccgcTGCATGCTCTTGCAATatatttatactcctccctagtcatctgcccaaatttccacttcttgtaagtttcctttTTTGAATTTAAGGTCaacaaagatttcactgttaagccaagctggtcacctgccatatttgctattctttctgaactccaggatggtttgttcctgtgccctcaataaggcttctttaaaattcagccagctctcctggactcctttccccccatgTTAGCCACcgaggggatcctgcccatcagttccctaagggagtctaagtctgcttttctgaagtccagggtctgtgttttgttactctcctttctttcttttgtcaggatcctgaactcaaccatctcatggtcactgctgcctaggttgccatcCACttttctacttcccctaccaattcttccctatttgtaagcagcaggtcaagaggagcatgacCCCTGGtgggttcctccagcacttgtaccaggatgTTTTCCCCAACACAATAGAAAAACCTCTTGGATTGTCTGTGTGTTGCTGTGTTTCTCTCCCAGCAGTGATTCAAGTCCCCCATtggaaccagggcctgtgatctggaaacttcagttagttgtctgaagaaagcctcgtctttctaatctggtggtctatagcacacaccCACCACGATATCGctcttgttgctcttgcctctaaacttaacccaaagactctcaacaggcttttctccagtttcagatGGGAGTTCTGAGCAATTATaccactctcttacatacaatgcaactcctccacctttcctcccgtacctgttcttcctgaacagtttatacccttCCATGAAGTGCTTCAGTCATGTGAACTGTCCCACCAAGtttgttattccaatcacatcatattTCCCTGATTGTTCCAGGACTTaaattcttcctgtttgtttccaaggtttcttgcattcgtgtacatgcacctaaggtatctagccaattgccctactttctcagtatgaatcagaaGGCTTCCTGTCTTttgccctcctccttgtgtttcctcccagtatgGGAAAGCTGCAGCCCAATGGCCAATGGACAGCAGCCGAAGTGGAAGGCCAAGAAAGGACACATTATGTTGCCAAATGACCAACAGAGGGAAGTGAAAAGGGAGGTGAGGCTGTATAATGTTGTATAAGTGGAGAGGAAAGAACATTGAAGAGAAAAGGACCTCTATGCTATGTAATGAACGGTGGATAGTAGCTGATGTTACGGATTCAGAAATGGGCTGTTATACTAAATAATGTCCACCAGGTGACATGAGAGTCAAAAACAGGAAAGAGGCAGCTATAGTAAGAAGAATCCATTAGAGGAGAGCAGAGTAACAGGCTGTCATGCTGGGAAATTGACATTATATGGCAACAGAGTAGAGAAAACaaaatgcgggggtgggggggggagaggggggtgaaaTACTGAATAGTGACCAAAAGATTTCAGTAGCcaataaaaaaaatgggaaagttaTACTGTAAAATGGCCACGAGGTGGCAGCATAGAACCATTGGGTTAGAAGTGACTGCAAGGATGCTCTAGTCTaccccccctgccaagatgcagtaTTTGTTGAGTCTCAGCCATCCAAGACTTAtatatttgaagaccactatcatgtatTTGAAGAACACTaccatgtccccccttaatctcctcttttccaaattaaacatacccagttccttcagcctttgctcatgtgGCTTGccttccatccctttgatcatcatTGTTACTCGCctttggatcctttccagttctctacatcctttctatacattggtgaccaaaattggacacagtctccagctgaggcctaaccagagctgagcagagtggtactatcacctcccaagACTTGCATGTTATGCCTCGGTTTAtgaaacctaaaattgcatttcctttttttccaacagcatcacattgctgactcctGTTGAGCTTGTGATGGACCACAACTCCCAGatacttctcagcagtgctgctgccaagccagttatcccccagtctgtatttgtgcatttagtttttcttccctaagtgaaAGCATGTTGTAAGGGTGATATAATGTACTTACACCATCAAAATATGCTGCCATCTAgtgggcatttctgaaaatagaTTCCCATATAACAGACCATCACCTTGGATAGGCATCTCCCAAAAATGTAAGCTGGTGTTTGATCATGATCTCAAATATTTTACACATAGATTCATTAgactaaaaaaaaagttgcaattatAGAAGTCATGCTGTACAAGTCCCATTGGTCATTGTTAGCAACAAAGCTTTGGAGACACAAAATGAACCAAGTGGGAGAAACGCTGAAGTGGGACCATATTAAAAAGCGTGAAGACTAAATACAAATATGAGGCAGCATTTACACTTTGGAAAATGAGCTTCTCCTTCAAATGCACCTGCTCAACCCTTCAGGTAACTTCAGGTCTCTTCAATGGAGAAAATCCAGTTTCTGCAGAAAGAGGAGAGACACAGGAACCTCAGCTGAGTAACCTAAGTCCTggtagccaagccctgagaaaTAAGAGCTCATCGCTTCAAGCTTGGGATGTCCTGTGGTTACAGGTGAGCACCAGCTTCTTGACTGTATTTCTatatcaccagggccggctctggcttttttgccgccccaggcaaacattacaaacattgaatctgtctccctttgtaaatattctcacacttcttatcaaactttCTGTACTGGactaagaagtgtgagaatatttacaaagggagatagattcaatgtttgtaatggctcaggcattcccagtctctattcaagcccatgtaaatattctcacacttcttatcaaactgtctgtactgggctagcttgattatcacttcaaaagtttttttttctcttacttaattggcctctcagagttggtaagacaactcccacctgtttatgctctctgtatgtgtgtgtatatatatctcctcaatatttattccactctatatgcatccgaagaagtgggctgtagtccaagaaagcttatgctctaataaatttgttagtctctaaggtgccacaagtactcctgttctttatactaaataatgtcaagtatcagaggggtacccgtgttagtctgaatctgtaaaaagcaggaccctctgttgctttatactaaATAATGTACACCAGGTGACAGAGTCAAAAATGGGAAAGAGGAAGCTATAGCAAGAAGAATCCACTAGAGGAGAGCAGAGTAAAAGGCTGACATGCTGGGAAATCAACATTAGATGGCAGCAGCTTAGAAGAAATGAAAGGGGGATAGGGTGTCAGAAATACTGACTAGTGATCAATAGATTTCAGTACCAAATGAAATAATGGGGAAGTTATACTGTAAAATGGCCACTAGATAGCAGcatagaaccacagggttagaagggactgcaagggtcatttagtctacccccctgccaagatgcaggatttgttgagtCCCAGCCATCAAATACTGAtggctgtccagcctccttttgaaaacttccagtgaaggagattccatgactttcctaAGTGgactgttccattgtcctactgttcttacattttggaagtttttcttgagatttaatctaaacctgctatgctgcagtttgaacccattgcctcctGTCCTGCCCACTGTGGCAAAAGTGAACAacttttctcaaccttttttatggcagcttttcaagtatttgaaaactgctgtcatgtccccccttaatctcctcttttccaaactaaacataccaagTTCCTCCagtctttgctcatatggcttgcattccatccctttgatcatctttgttgctcacctttggatcctttccagtttccagGTAAGAAATGAGGAAAGATGCAGTTATTTTGTGTAGGGCCACTAGAGGGCAGAGGAATGGGAGAGGTGCAGCCCAATGGACAGCAGCCAAAGTGGAAGGGGAAGAAAGCAGAAATTATGTTTCCAAATCACCAACAGAGGGAAGTGGAAAGGGAGGTGAAGCTGTATAATGATGCATAAGTGGTGAGGAAAGAGTATTGAAGAGAAAAGGAACTCTACACTATGTAATGAACTGTGGATAGTAGCAGATATTATTGAGTGAGTTATAGTTGAAAATGGGAAAGAGGCAGCTATTGGACGAAAAATCCACTAGAGGAGAGCAGAGTaacaggctgcaatgctgggaaATTGACATTAGATGGCAGCAGAGTAGaggaaatgaagggggggggcggtcagAAATTCTGACTAGTGACATACATTTCTGCAGACAATAAAATAATtggccactagatggcagcatAGAACCTTTGGGTAAGAAGGGACCacaggggtcatctagtctaccccCCTGCCAAGATAGAGGATTTGTTGAGTCTCAGCCATCCAAGACTGATGGCTGTCCAgcttccttttgaaaacttccagtgaaggagattccacgaGTTCCTTAtgagttttttccccattgtcctactgtttttAAAGTTAGGAAGttgttcctgagatttaatctaaatttgcTATGATGCactttgaacccattgcctcttgtcctgtccactgtggcaagagagaacaacttttctccattttttttatggcagcctttcaagtatttgaagaccactatcatctCCTCCCCTTAATATCctctttttccaaactaaacacacccagttccttcagcctttgctcatatggctgcattccatccctttgatcatctttgtcactcgcctTTGGATCCTTTGTAGTTTCTCTGCATATTTTCTATACATTgttgaccaaaattggacacagtctccagctgaggcctaaccagagcccAGCAGAGGGATACTATCACCTCCCGAGACTTGCATGCCATGCCTCTATTAATGAAACCTaaaattacatttgctttttttgaaacaacatcacattgctgactcatgttgaggttgtgatccaccacaattcccagatccttttcagcagtgctgctgccaagccagttatcccccattctgtatttgtgcatttagtttttcttccctaagtgaaAGCATGTTGTAAGGGTGATATAATGTACTTACACCACCTCTTtaataatattgaaaatatgcTACCATCTAgtgggcatttctgaaaatagcTGCCCATATAACATGCCATCACCTTGGATAAGCATCTCCCAAAAATGTAAGCTGATGTTTGTTCATGATCTCAAATATTTTACACATATGTTCATTAGccttaaaaaaagttgcaattatAGAAGTCATGCTGTACAGGTTCCATTGGGCATTGTTAGCTATAAAGCTTTGGAGACACAAAATGAACCAAGTGGGAGAGAGGTTGAAATGGGACCATATTAAAAAGCGTGAAGACCAAATAAAAATATGACGCAGCATTTACACTTTGTAAATTGAAGGAGAAGCTCATTATCCAAAGGTAGATTAAACGCACCTGCTCATCCCTTCAGGTAACTGCAGGTCCCTTCAATGAGAAAATCCACTTTCTGCAGAAAGAGGAGAGACAAGAACCTCAGCTAATGAACCTACGTCCTGGCAGCCAAGCCCTGAGAAATAAGAGCTCATGGCTTCAAGCTTGGGCTGTGCTCTGGTTACAGGTGAGCACCATCATCCTGACTGTATTTCTATACTGCCACCAAACAGGGGCATAAATGTGCTTTGTGAATATTCGATggacaaggtggtgaggtaatatcttatattgcACTAACTCCTGTTGGTAgaggagagaagcttttgagctacacagagctcttcttcaggtgaatATTAGCAATTTTAGCCTCACCTTCCCACAGCAGTGCCAATCAGCGTTCATAGCACCATTTCACAGAGATGGAGCTTGAGATCCATGTCTTGTCACGGTTCCTCAGTTGGGGATTTGCCCCGCTGACACAAATGAAGATaccttgatttacatcagctgagaatctggctcaccaTGTGCCCAATGGGGTGCTCGTAGTCTTACCAGCCCAGATGACACATGCCAGATTGTTTCTAGACTCTGAGTTCAGGAACAGcatctccccccaacacacacccctccGCAGTGCCTTCCTTGTTCTTATATTATCATCCCACAATCAGTATGGAGTGGGGAGGGTCACTCTCCAGCTTGGGTTGCACATCAGCCTGGTTTTGTCCCTTCCTAAGATCCAACCTCCAAAGAGCTGTATTTTATTACTGCTACATAGTGaacatcaggaaacagaaaaggcaTTGCCAGTCCCTCACCacatcaccatcaccaccacaggAACTAAGGGAGAATTTACTCCATTTCATAATTTATGGCATAAACTGACCTCTTGTGAGGGAGGCATGAATTATTCCTTTTCTTACAGGGAAGTTGCTGAATATACCAGGAAACTTTGTTAGATTAATTTCCATTAATTCTAACAGATGATCAATGCCTAAGGAAAATAGATTGTACTGGAAATCTCAGTTCAACATTTTAGTTGATGTATTTATTGATTTTGACTCCTAAGTCATGGCACGATTCTGGCAATTGCCAGAAGTGAAATACTGCATTTAAGCATCATTGTTAAGCTTCAGTATGTCACTAGATGGGATACAATAGTAGATAAGGAAAGAGTCTGATCTGTCGTATCAGTACTCAGCTACCAGAGAAATGGACTGTTATATTAGACATTGCTCTGATGTGGCAGAGGGTGGACTACATAGATACAAAGATCTGTTCTCGAATTGAGACTACATGCACATGGACTGAAGTCAACATTTAGCCTTAAAATTTCAGTTGGTAACCAGGAGAGAGAGGGATAGTTTTTGAATATTTATGGAATTAATTCAAGACACTTGATTACCTTTCAGCTCTATGTTCTTCTAATTCAATTGCACAGTTTCCTTTATTGTTCCTAGACTCAACTCATGGCAGACAGAAACTGGAGAAACCAAACGGCTGTCACAGAATTTATCCTCCTGGGATTCGGGGAACTCCCTGACCTgcaaattcttctcttcctgatGTTCCTAGTGATCTACATGGCAACCGTGGCTGGAAACATGCTCATCATTGCACTAGTTGTGGCTGAtaagcaccttcacacccccatgtacttcttcctgggcaacttgtcctgcttggagacctgctacacctccacccTTCTGCCCAGGATGCTAGCCAGTGTCCTGACTGGGGACAAAACCATCTCATTCAGTGGCTGCTTCTCACAACTGTATTTCTTTTCTGCTCTGGTAGGTACAGAATGCTATCTCCTAGCAgcgatgtcttatgatcggtatttagcgatatgtAAACCCCTGCACTATTCAACTCTTATGAATAACAGGTTTTGCCTCCAGTTCGCTGCTGGGTCATGGTTAAATGGTTGTTTGGCTACTATAATCTCGGTCTTATTCCTATCACAGTTAACATTCTGTGGCCcgaatgaaattgaccatttctattGTGATCCCATCCCAGTGATGGaactctcctgcagtgacacACACCTGAGCATATTGGTGGATTTCATACTAGCCTGTGTATtcaccctgcctccattcctaCTAACCCTGACGTCCTACGTGTTTATCCTTGCTAGCATCCTGAGAATCTCTTCCACGACCGGGagacaaaaggccttttccacctgctcctctcacctcactgTTGTGACAATTTTCTATGGCACCATAATGATTTTCTACATGCTGCTGAAACGTGATACTCTCAGAGATCTGAAGAAAGTGCTCTCTCTTTGCTTCACGGTCCTAACTCCACTGGtaaaccccctcatctacagcctgagaaataGAGAGGTCAAGGAAGCCTTGAGCAAAGCAGTCAGTAAATGTGGCTTTCACAAAAACATGCAGAGACTCTGAGATAATAAAATAGCCTGAGATTTTGAAAGCTGCCTGTGTGATTGAAGCAATGAGCCTGTGATgcactgtacctcaaagtagcccCCTGAAACCGCCATATTCACCTTTTCTtttggttgtgatatttcataaaaaaacatgccttgtaaggtatcatatgaaaggtcatgatctgctgaaactcattcttctgtcaaaatatgtatatcatcaTTGTATGTGTCATTATCAGATTTTGTTATATGGATGTTATTGAAATATATTAGGAGTCTAGGAGTCGCCCACTGTTAGTTCTCCAATGACAGCATAGGAGGTTTAACACCAGGCGGGTGTTAAAACCACCCATTGACCAGCAGGCatgttgtaaacaagaaattcacaattctgtaagagacagttatgcaagcactacacaatgggaattgctcaactctgtaactcagcaaggcccaccaggacTTGTCTgggccagtatttttccagggacATGAATTAAGAGTATAAAATAAGTGACAGTAGCAGCAtgagaccacctctctcctcccccacatatTCTGGAGGCAACAAGAacactgggaagacaaagactttgaactggggaggttGGTCTCAGGCTGAGAGGGGATTCttcctgtgtattaagaactgtaatcTTCCTGAAACATCCAGTGgagtgagaaaagctgtttgattcagaTCTTACTGAGTCTGagaaagtttaggatttagaatgtgtttttattttttttcccccttaggcaTAAATGtcagagatagattttaagttataAGTGTTAGGtaactatctttctgtagttaataaacttattttaatgtttaatcttaaccagtgagtttgtctacaTTGCATGGGGAATctcctcagggcttgtctatacttaccgcgctggttcggcggcaggcaatcgaacttctgggttcgatttatcgcgtctagtctggacgcgataaatcgaactcagaagtgctccccgtcgactccggtaatcctgctcgccgcgaggagtacgcggagtcgacgggggagcctgcctgccgggtctggacgggggtaagttcgaactaaggtatgtcgacttcagctacgttattcacgtagctgaagttgcgtaccttagttcgatttgggggtttagtgtagaccaagcctcagattACAAGGGCAGGTGCATGTCCACTATCCTTTGATagtggtgaactaattaatgagctagCATTGTTCAAGAGAAAGTCTTAAGCagtttaagatgatacatttataggggtgcaaggctggggggatTTGCTGGTGTCTCCCTCCATATAGTTCATAAGTAGCTTggagagcattcatgcaactcAGTTGAGTGTGACTGAGTGATAACAGAaactgggagggggtggggggggatatTCCTGGTTCTCACTATTAAAGCATCATAAGAAACAGCTTGGGTTGGAGAGGTAAGGGGGACACTGCGGTCCCACAGCTCCAGGTTGTACACTGGGGGTCCCGTTGCATAATTAAAATTAAGTTGAAAACTCCCATTTTTCATCTAAGTGGAAGGACCAGTGAGGGAGGTGGCCAAAACCATGTTCCTATCATGGAGTTTTCAACTGGGCACCAGGAAAAGTGGAGACAATTTTAACCATTTATGTATATCTCTATAAAAGCCATTATTATCAAAATAATGTTTGGACAATAAAAATACTAACTTCTGCTGCAGCCTATGTGGGGATGTAAGCTGGG includes the following:
- the LOC117887517 gene encoding olfactory receptor 6N1-like → MADRNWRNQTAVTEFILLGFGELPDLQILLFLMFLVIYMATVAGNMLIIALVVADKHLHTPMYFFLGNLSCLETCYTSTLLPRMLASVLTGDKTISFSGCFSQLYFFSALVGTECYLLAAMSYDRYLAICKPLHYSTLMNNRFCLQFAAGSWLNGCLATIISVLFLSQLTFCGPNEIDHFYCDPIPVMELSCSDTHLSILVDFILACVFTLPPFLLTLTSYVFILASILRISSTTGRQKAFSTCSSHLTVVTIFYGTIMIFYMLLKRDTLRDLKKVLSLCFTVLTPLVNPLIYSLRNREVKEALSKAVSKCGFHKNMQRL